One window of the Triticum dicoccoides isolate Atlit2015 ecotype Zavitan chromosome 3B, WEW_v2.0, whole genome shotgun sequence genome contains the following:
- the LOC119281169 gene encoding uncharacterized protein LOC119281169: MLEFSQQEPRRGEAMPVLCKIYQKRRAGRSASKTISSGSSSMSGSKRKAAAADERSVEGSSARVRRFLQFRPPPAAPNPPALFATSGIQEAFLLSVERPQAEQEPEEPQEPPVRIAHTATPLIPSFSMAADHALTFDRTTFLRPAQDWPMPMPVNSDLSDTSTALLGNYGFVSPATSELSSYNATTPLRDNTGAWAFQPSALTSSYDTTFLLPGQDWATPESSQVSEASTLDSYGCFSPDHATSRLTTQPISNGTGYCWSFPQYSELSAIFGA, translated from the coding sequence ATGCTCGAGTTCAGCCAACAAGAACCCCGCCGCGGCGAGGCCATGCCCGTCCTCTGCAAAATCTACCAGAAGCGTCGTGCCGGCCGGTCCGCCTCGAAGACGATTTCGTCTGGGTCGTCGTCGATGTCGGGATCCAAGAGGAAGGCGGCGGCCGCGGACGAGCGCTCCGTCGAGGGTTCCTCGGCCCGCGTGAGGCGATTCCTGCAGTTCCGTCCGCCTCCTGCCGCACCAAATCCGCCCGCACTGTTTGCTACATCGGGGATTCAAGAAGCGTTCTTGCTTTCAGTCGAGCGGCCGCAGGCAGAGCAAGAACCAGAGGAGCCGCAAGAACCGCCGGTACGCATAGCACACACAGCCACACCGCTAATTCCCAGCTTCTCCATGGCCGCCGACCACGCCCTGACCTTCGACCGCACCACCTTCCTCCGCCCCGCCCAAGATTGGCCCATGCCGATGCCAGTGAATTCGGACCTGAGCGACACGTCGACGGCACTACTGGGCAATTATGGCTTCGTCTCACCAGCCACCTCCGAGCTGAGCAGCTACAATGCTACGACACCCTTGAGAGATAACACCGGCGCTTGGGCCTTTCAGCCGTCCGCCCTGACCTCCTCCTATGACACCACCTTCCTCCTCCCTGGCCAAGATTGGGCCACACCAGAGTCGTCACAAGTCAGTGAGGCATCGACGCTGGACAGCTACGGCTGCTTCTCGCCCGACCATGCCACATCCAGGCTCACCACACAGCCGATCAGCAATGGCACCGGCTATTGTTGGTCTTTCCCGCAGTACAGCGAGCTATCGGCAATTTTTGGCGCCTGA